In Streptomyces dangxiongensis, one DNA window encodes the following:
- the aspA gene encoding aspartate ammonia-lyase, whose protein sequence is MTVPTTAPTRSEHDLLGDRDVPADAYWGIHTLRATENFPITGTPISAYPHLIDALAAVKEAAALANEELGLLAPEKAAAIVAACREIRAGRLHDQFVVDVIQGGAGTSTNMNANEVVANRALELLGHAKGQYTHLHPNEDVNLGQSTNDVYPTAVKIATVFAVHGLLRAMSVLQDAFARKAVEFRDVLKMGRTQLQDAVPMTLGQEFSAFAVMIEEDRSRLAEAVELIHEINLGATAIGTGLNAPAGYAEAARRHLSALTGLPLVTAANLVEATQDCGAFVQMSGVLKRVAVKLSKSCNDLRLLSSGPRAGLGEINLPPVQAGSSIMPGKVNPVIPEVVNQVAFEVIGNDVAITMAAEAGQLQLNAFEPVILHSLSESVTHLRNACLTLAERCVSGITANTERLRATVENSIGLVTALNPHIGYTAATEIAKEALATGRGVAELVLEKGLLPAERLTDLLRPEVLAGTGTAPAL, encoded by the coding sequence CTACCCGCACCTGATCGACGCCCTCGCGGCCGTCAAGGAGGCCGCCGCCCTCGCCAACGAGGAACTCGGTCTGCTGGCACCGGAGAAGGCCGCCGCGATCGTCGCCGCCTGCCGGGAGATCCGTGCCGGCCGGCTGCACGACCAGTTCGTCGTGGACGTCATCCAGGGCGGTGCCGGCACGTCCACCAACATGAACGCCAACGAGGTCGTGGCGAACCGCGCGCTGGAACTGCTGGGCCACGCCAAGGGGCAGTACACCCACCTGCATCCCAACGAGGACGTCAACCTCGGCCAGTCCACCAACGACGTCTATCCGACCGCCGTCAAGATAGCGACGGTGTTCGCGGTACATGGACTGCTCAGGGCGATGTCCGTACTGCAGGACGCTTTCGCCCGTAAGGCCGTCGAGTTCCGTGACGTGCTCAAGATGGGCCGTACACAGTTGCAGGACGCGGTGCCGATGACGCTCGGCCAGGAGTTCTCCGCGTTCGCCGTCATGATCGAGGAGGACCGCAGCCGTCTCGCCGAGGCCGTCGAACTGATCCATGAGATCAACCTCGGCGCCACGGCCATCGGCACCGGCCTCAACGCGCCCGCCGGCTACGCCGAGGCCGCCCGCCGCCATCTGTCCGCCCTGACCGGGCTGCCGCTGGTCACCGCGGCCAACCTGGTCGAGGCCACCCAGGACTGCGGCGCCTTCGTCCAGATGTCCGGCGTCCTCAAGCGCGTCGCGGTCAAGCTCTCCAAGAGCTGCAACGACCTGCGGCTGCTGTCCTCCGGTCCGCGCGCCGGCCTGGGCGAGATCAACCTGCCGCCGGTGCAGGCCGGTTCGTCGATCATGCCGGGGAAGGTCAACCCGGTCATCCCCGAGGTGGTCAACCAGGTCGCCTTCGAGGTGATCGGCAACGACGTCGCCATCACGATGGCCGCCGAGGCCGGGCAGCTCCAGCTCAACGCCTTCGAGCCGGTCATCCTGCACTCCCTGTCGGAGTCCGTCACACACCTGCGGAACGCCTGCCTCACACTCGCCGAGCGCTGTGTGTCCGGCATCACCGCCAACACCGAGCGGTTGCGCGCGACCGTCGAGAACTCCATCGGCCTGGTCACCGCGCTCAACCCGCACATCGGGTACACGGCCGCGACCGAGATCGCCAAGGAGGCCCTGGCGACGGGCCGGGGCGTGGCCGAACTGGTCCTGGAGAAGGGCCTGCTGCCCGCAGAACGGCTCACGGACCTGCTGCGGCCGGAGGTGCTGGCGGGCACCGGAACGGCACCGGCGCTCTGA